In Dasypus novemcinctus isolate mDasNov1 chromosome 23, mDasNov1.1.hap2, whole genome shotgun sequence, the following proteins share a genomic window:
- the LOC131275607 gene encoding ral guanine nucleotide dissociation stimulator-like isoform X1 codes for MNVWARSTEEHRMVCMVKAGPWENLAEHLVPAFQEGDLLFVKTFLGTYRVFTTTEQVLHLLFRRYGRSLRGRDRQGEGLEMRNTVSSLMGTWMDQYAEDFTEPTGSSCLKLLVGYAQVYLPGSTLECQAIALLSWRSHLEPIEAEPKAHLSAPEQEMPPGQHPLPVPPPVAVTGALPEPEEAPSPPLLPAPEFVPVLGQQIEPEALGDVAPAPELKVALAPPPLLPTVLGPVTPVEVPSMPTLMVEPAPSSDVAPAAMLEEVTSPSLSPVPELEALPPPPPVSPTHFKSVPFMEPQPLNLPSAATALEGEASLAPPPEPVPRLDPALGQATPPEPSCTCTLPLEIRLSEEIANLLAFPPELVAQQLTRMDVDLFKKVVPYHCLGSIWSQRNKKCKEEMAPTVHATITHFNWVINCVMSTCVGNQSMKDPARARVVEHWTEVARECRILHNQSSFYAIISGLQSYPLLCLLKTWEEVSRDSFCLFLTLSEIYWKEHNLSHGSELIIKRSISKFSTLEANPQIVQRQHQQQERGDIQGVVPCLRTFLTQFLLLEYAMPEYLDGRKINFKKKRKEYQMVEELQQLQAGCCYEALVPHESFGAWFAAMEQLSEKDQ; via the exons ATGAATGTCTGGGCCCGCTCGACGGAGGAGCACCGCATGGTGTGCATGGTCAAGGCAGGCCCGTGGGAGAACCTGGCCGAGCACCTGGTGCCCGCTTTCCAGGAGGGGGACCTTCTCTTTGTCAAGACCTTCCTGGGGACATACCGCGTGTTCACCACCACCGAGCAGGTCCTGCACCTGTTGTTCAGAAG ATATGGACGGAGCCTCCGTGGCAGAGACAGGCAAGGAGAAGGCCTGGAAATGAGAAA CACCGTCTCCTCACTGATGGGCACCTGGATGGACCAGTATGCTGAGGATTTCACAGAACCTACAGGCTCATCCTGCCTCAAGCTGCTGGTGGGCTACGCCCAGGTGTATCTTCCTGGCTCTACCCTGGAGTGCCAAGCCATAGCTCTACTGTCATGGAGGAGCCATCTGGAGCCCATTGAGGCAGAGCCAAAGG CTCATTTGTCAGCCCCAGAGCAGGAAATGCCTCCAGGACAACATCCACTGCCAGTTCCACCACCTGTGGCAGTCACAGGGGCACTTccagagcctgaagaagctccatctccacctctgctgCCAGCTCCTGAGTTTGTCCCAGTGCTTGGACAACAAATAGAGCCTGAAGCATTAGGTGATGTAGCACCAGCTCCGGAGCTGAAGGTGGCTCTAGCACCACCACCACTTCTACCCACAGTGCTAGGGCCTGTGACACCTGTGGAGGTACCATCAATGCCGACTCTGATGGTAGAGCCAGCTCCATCCTCAGATGTTGCACCTGCAGCCATGCTGGAAGAAGTCACATCACCATCTCTATCACCAGTTCCTGAGCTGGAGGCactcccaccaccacctccagtgTCACCTACACATTTCAAGTCAGTGCCCTTTATGGAACCACAGCCTCTTAACTTGCCTTCAGCAGCAACGGCTCTTGAGGGGGAGGCAAGTCTGGCGCCACCACCAGAGCCAGTGCCAAGACTCGACCCAGCACTGGGGCAGGCCACACCCCCGGAACCTTCCTGCACTTGTACTTTGCCTTTGGAAATCAGGCTGAGTGAGGAGATTGCTAACCTCCTGGCTTTCCCTCCGGAGCTGGTGGCACAGCAGCTGACCCGAATGGATGTG gatctcttcaagaaggtggtgccctatcactgcctgggctccatctggtcccagcgtaacaaaaaatgcaaagaagaaatggcGCCCACCGTCCATGCCACCATCACCCATTTCAACTGGGTGATAAACTGCGTCATGTCCACCTGCGTCGGGAACCAGAGCATGAAGGACCcagccagggccagggtggtggagcactggaCCGAGGTGGCCAGG gagTGCCGAATCCTCCATAACCAATCATCTTTCTATGCCATCATCTCTGGTCTCCAGAGTTATCCACTTCTCTGTCTATTGaagacatgggaggaagtttccaG ggacagcttctgcctctttctgactctgtCAGAGATTTACTGGAAGGAGCACAACCTCTCCCATGGCAGTGAGCTGATCATCAAG AGGTCCATCTCTAAATTCTCCACCCTGGAGGCAAATCCCCAAATAGTCCAGAGGCAGCACCAGCAGCAAGAGAGG GGTGACATCCAAGGTGTGGTCCCATGCCTCAGAACTTTCCTCACACAATTTTTGCTTTTGGAGTATGCCATGCCAGAGTATCTGGAT GGAAGGAAGatcaatttcaaaaaaaaaaggaag GAATACCAGATGGTGGAggagctccagcagctccaggcGGGCTGCTGCTATGAGGCCCTTGTGCCACATGAATCATTTGGAGCCTGGTTTGCggccatggagcagctcagtGAGAAGGACCAGTGA
- the LOC131275607 gene encoding ral guanine nucleotide dissociation stimulator-like isoform X2, with amino-acid sequence MNVWARSTEEHRMVCMVKAGPWENLAEHLVPAFQEGDLLFVKTFLGTYRVFTTTEQVLHLLFRRYGRSLRGRDRQGEGLEMRNTVSSLMGTWMDQYAEDFTEPTGSSCLKLLVGYAQVYLPGSTLECQAIALLSWRSHLEPIEAEPKAHLSAPEQEMPPGQHPLPVPPPVAVTGALPEPEEAPSPPLLPAPEFVPVLGQQIEPEALGDVAPAPELKVALAPPPLLPTVLGPVTPVEVPSMPTLMVEPAPSSDVAPAAMLEEVTSPSLSPVPELEALPPPPPVSPTHFKSVPFMEPQPLNLPSAATALEGEASLAPPPEPVPRLDPALGQATPPEPSCTCTLPLEIRLSEEIANLLAFPPELVAQQLTRMDVDLFKKVVPYHCLGSIWSQRNKKCKEEMAPTVHATITHFNWVINCVMSTCVGNQSMKDPARARVVEHWTEVARECRILHNQSSFYAIISGLQSYPLLCLLKTWEEVSRDSFCLFLTLSEIYWKEHNLSHGSELIIKRSISKFSTLEANPQIVQRQHQQQERGRKINFKKKRKEYQMVEELQQLQAGCCYEALVPHESFGAWFAAMEQLSEKDQ; translated from the exons ATGAATGTCTGGGCCCGCTCGACGGAGGAGCACCGCATGGTGTGCATGGTCAAGGCAGGCCCGTGGGAGAACCTGGCCGAGCACCTGGTGCCCGCTTTCCAGGAGGGGGACCTTCTCTTTGTCAAGACCTTCCTGGGGACATACCGCGTGTTCACCACCACCGAGCAGGTCCTGCACCTGTTGTTCAGAAG ATATGGACGGAGCCTCCGTGGCAGAGACAGGCAAGGAGAAGGCCTGGAAATGAGAAA CACCGTCTCCTCACTGATGGGCACCTGGATGGACCAGTATGCTGAGGATTTCACAGAACCTACAGGCTCATCCTGCCTCAAGCTGCTGGTGGGCTACGCCCAGGTGTATCTTCCTGGCTCTACCCTGGAGTGCCAAGCCATAGCTCTACTGTCATGGAGGAGCCATCTGGAGCCCATTGAGGCAGAGCCAAAGG CTCATTTGTCAGCCCCAGAGCAGGAAATGCCTCCAGGACAACATCCACTGCCAGTTCCACCACCTGTGGCAGTCACAGGGGCACTTccagagcctgaagaagctccatctccacctctgctgCCAGCTCCTGAGTTTGTCCCAGTGCTTGGACAACAAATAGAGCCTGAAGCATTAGGTGATGTAGCACCAGCTCCGGAGCTGAAGGTGGCTCTAGCACCACCACCACTTCTACCCACAGTGCTAGGGCCTGTGACACCTGTGGAGGTACCATCAATGCCGACTCTGATGGTAGAGCCAGCTCCATCCTCAGATGTTGCACCTGCAGCCATGCTGGAAGAAGTCACATCACCATCTCTATCACCAGTTCCTGAGCTGGAGGCactcccaccaccacctccagtgTCACCTACACATTTCAAGTCAGTGCCCTTTATGGAACCACAGCCTCTTAACTTGCCTTCAGCAGCAACGGCTCTTGAGGGGGAGGCAAGTCTGGCGCCACCACCAGAGCCAGTGCCAAGACTCGACCCAGCACTGGGGCAGGCCACACCCCCGGAACCTTCCTGCACTTGTACTTTGCCTTTGGAAATCAGGCTGAGTGAGGAGATTGCTAACCTCCTGGCTTTCCCTCCGGAGCTGGTGGCACAGCAGCTGACCCGAATGGATGTG gatctcttcaagaaggtggtgccctatcactgcctgggctccatctggtcccagcgtaacaaaaaatgcaaagaagaaatggcGCCCACCGTCCATGCCACCATCACCCATTTCAACTGGGTGATAAACTGCGTCATGTCCACCTGCGTCGGGAACCAGAGCATGAAGGACCcagccagggccagggtggtggagcactggaCCGAGGTGGCCAGG gagTGCCGAATCCTCCATAACCAATCATCTTTCTATGCCATCATCTCTGGTCTCCAGAGTTATCCACTTCTCTGTCTATTGaagacatgggaggaagtttccaG ggacagcttctgcctctttctgactctgtCAGAGATTTACTGGAAGGAGCACAACCTCTCCCATGGCAGTGAGCTGATCATCAAG AGGTCCATCTCTAAATTCTCCACCCTGGAGGCAAATCCCCAAATAGTCCAGAGGCAGCACCAGCAGCAAGAGAGG GGAAGGAAGatcaatttcaaaaaaaaaaggaag GAATACCAGATGGTGGAggagctccagcagctccaggcGGGCTGCTGCTATGAGGCCCTTGTGCCACATGAATCATTTGGAGCCTGGTTTGCggccatggagcagctcagtGAGAAGGACCAGTGA